ATAAACATCCAAATATCTTGGTTAATGCAAAAGTCATGTTTGGTCCATAAACTTAAATAATGTCTTATAAGCGTTAATTCAAACATGCttttagtgcatgtttggaatAATTTTTGCAATGTGGATTATTATTCTCTTTCCACATTCATCTAAAGCAAAATCAAGTAGCTTATGCATCATTTATGTGAATTTTGGAATGAACATGATGTTATAACATattccaaacacactattaaaCTACTCTAATAACGTGATTTTggtaattaattatacaaaagtGATTTGTCAAAGACACTTTTGTTAGCTATTATttatgaacaataaaaaaataataaaaatttcttttgttttcaaaaaaattaaaagtataaaataattgacaaaagagagaaaaggagcaataaaaatatatttaatttttgttcatgTAATGATGATAAGATTGGACTTGtatttatattaacaaaaattgaagaaataataaaattttgttcatgACCTAGTTTTGCTGGCACAATCCAAATGCATTGATGTAAcacattctcaatttttttgtgttaacacccacccaaaaaaattacatcTAATAACCTCCGAATCCGTGCCCCGAGCTCATTCTACTTGATCGAAGAAAAAGTGTAAACTAAGGAGGAGGATAGTGTGTTTTGAATTGAATGTTCCGAGTTCATCTATGTATATTAAGCTGTAAAATACAAAAGACTCTGAACTGAAGTGTAAACTTTTAAGCTTATATACTTACATGATATGTATAAGAAGCTCCTTGATCAAGTAGTCAATAATTCGATAGCATGAGACTGACCAATAAACGCCTATCCGTTCAAGAAATTTCAGATTTTCCATCCTCATCAAAGCTCTGGTGTGGTGTGCATTACGTGATCAAAGTGGAAAATAAGAACACTCTGCACCAACTTGGTGCAATGTAATGTTTTAGTCTAAGATGACTGAGCAAGAGTTATATCAGAAGTTGATAGTGTGCCAGAATCATCAACATCAAGCTGTTCAAACTCCTGCATCACAAGTGATATATCTTCTTGACTAATCTTCCCCATCTCTTTGAGCTTATAAATAACGAATTCCGCAGCCCTatgagaaacaaaacaaaagacataaaaatgaaTGAAGACATGTTTATAATTGATAGTATAACAATATATATGACTTTGAAAGAATGTTCAACTAACCTCACAGTCCCATCCACATCAAGATCTGCAGCCTCCAAATCTGAATTGGTCACTTTCCTTGTAAGTACCCACTTGACAAGTTCCTTTTGTCTGATTTCAGTGTTTAGCTCAGCAATGTAGAGGAAAAGCTGAGCTAAAGTAATAGTACCTGTCAATATCCAAAACACAGCAAATATTCTTCCTGCTTGAGTTGAGAAACTTTGATCCCCATAACCCAGGGTTGTAATTGTAGAACAAACACAGTAGAATGCATCAATAACATCCAATTTCTCAACTGTGACCAAAAAAATTGTCCCCGCGATGATGAGaatcaaaagaaggaaaaagactAGAAATAATTTGTATCTTGTTTTATTGGTCTGAACCTCCCTTAAAATTTCAGTTGAACCAACTTTTTGGTGCATGCGCATGGCTTTAACTAGCAAAAGTTCCTGTTTCTCAACTAAGTAGTCTGCTGCTTTGCTTACAATTAGTCCAATCAATGCCATCCCAGAGAAAACAAAAGCACATGCAAGTAGTTTTGTAAGGTGGCTATTTGGCACAAGGTCTCCATATCCAACAGTTGTCATTGTCACAATTGTAAAGTACAAAGCATCAAGAATTCCATCTGTTTTCTGCCCCTTAATCTGGTTCCGGACAAGGTAGAAGATTAAAGCACCAACACCTAAATAGACTGCAAGGTAGATAGCCACTCTTTTAAAGCTTGGATGTAAATTCTGAAATATGGACGCACTATGGGGAATTGATTCATTGCCATTTGTCTCAGTAGGAACAATTTCTGCGTGAGGAGCACTTCTAAAACGGAGGAGGCTTCTCTTGTTTAGCTGCTGTTTAGTCTTTTGAGTCGCATCAAGTGATACCCACAGCAAGGGCTCCTTTACACCGTTGTTGGCCATATAGGCTCCTTTACCCACAGCAGAGGAATTTAGAAAACAAGGATCTGCAATATAGGACCTGATTCAATTGCAAAACAGTTCAAACTAGCAACATCAGTCAAATAAGAAAGGGATGTAAATGAACATCTATAAGCCATTATTAGacttttaagtatttaaatgaTGAAGCAtgaaacataaattcatccaaagagctttcacaaaaaaataaactagtATGCTCAAATATATACTATAATAGGTGCCAGAGATCAATCCAAGTTCTACTTCGAGCTTACCACCACAAATGCAAAATGAAATCGTTTGGATCATCACTTACAACTGATACGAGCCATATGGATCTCCTCAATTGTGTGCCTTCATTTAAAGAAAAGGCAGAAAATGCATCCATTTCTTCTGAGTTAGTGACTTTGTAAGCAAAATAACTAATAGGCCATAAAAGTAGCATAATAGCATTGAAATACAATGACTTTGCCCATTATGCTCtacatgccaaaaaaaaaaatcatagagcAAACGCAACTAGTGAACTAGGACTTCCTATTTACCTCTCAATTTCTTAACTCCAAATTCAAATCCATTCAAATTCTAATGAAACTTACATCAGCTTAATCATATTGAACATTCCCAGTTTAGTtctcattacaaaaaaaatagaatcaaaGGGCCATTAGTCATCTAACAGAATTTCACCATGACAAGTATTTTCCTCTATTCAGGGGCAATCCTCCAAGACAAAAATGTTACCAACAACAGTGACCCAAAATTACACAAACAAGTCGGGGTGTATGCCTTCAAAATCGCAACTTGCAAGAGCCATCCGAAAGAAATGAAATATGGTTCAAGATCACaatctaaaagttaaaaaaaaaacctccgTGACTAAGACTTAAGACAATaatgatgcatcaaattttggaGAAACTAAATTAACAAAGTGGATCAGAGTTGAGGACAACAGTTAATACTTAAAGGTTGATCATGTGAAAGACTTATCCAACTGCAGTTCATGTCAAGGAGCATTAAATTTCCAGAAATAGCAGCAGTGCTACACAAGTTCAATCTAAGACACATTTTTTACAGAGAATAAATCAGAAAAATTTAAAGGTCATGGATGACTAATCAATAGGAAGTTAACAGGCAAAAGAGAATTCAAACGAAACAATAAGCAGTGGAAATTCCAATCAATTATGAATCGAGATAGTAAGAGAAAGACATGTGTTGAACTAAGAAGCCAAGAGGAAAGCAAACCCATCACAATAACAACAAATGTAATTCGTAATTGCGAGGAAAGTTCTAACCTTTGAAGtggtttgttgttgttgctgaaggAGATGAGATATGAGTATGGCAAAGGCTTCTGAAAGCTTGTGATTCAATGCAAGTGATCCCATATGATCTAGCTTCTCCATAATTAATCATGAATCAATTCCGCGTTAAAgagattttgtttatttaatatataaataaataaattatttgaaaaggacaaaaaataagTTCCATATATGCGCCCCACTTGGCAGTTGTTCTTTCGAGTTTCAAccatattttgacttctttTTTAAGGCTTGTTGTCGGAAAAGAAAAACGACATGGTTTCCCATTTATTCATGGATGACTGCCGACtataaattgtttaattaaattttatttaacagtaagattttattaaatgatatttattttaagaatttaataataaaaattattaaaatgagaCAAAAGGAACCTATTTAGATAAGACACACTAaaagatttattaaaataagtaaaaaaaataaaaataaaaaagccacTGAATACTCTGAACTAATAACatgctaataaaataattaaaaattataatcttttactaaaagatttattaaaataagtataaaaaagccactgaatatatatatatatatatatatatatatatatatatatatatatatatatatatatatatatatatatttatagtcttttcaaaaatttgatGATAATCATGTTACTATTTTAGATTTTACATTTACAACTCATCTGcgtaatgtatatatattttttaaacatattttgaaGAATACCAACTTAGGACTAAGAAGTTTTAGGACTCATGTTTGAAATAGTTATTCAGTGTTGTGTTCACATATGTTTGCAAttttctataattaattaattatgattaaaagaTTGTTGAATAGTTTGTCAAATGAAttgtaattgtatttttaatcaatatttttatattcattatttttataatcagTTAAAATACAGCTGATCGATACAAATAAATGCACATATAGAGCACCTCTATCACAAAGTGTTAAATAGAAATAACTCTGTCAAAAGCCCATTTTAGTAGATTTGACCATTAGAGAGCAACCATAGGATGAGAGAGAAAATGTTTGAGTTGCTTTGGTCCCTTGGATAGCAACTGTTCTCTACAAAAAAGTGAGGcccaaaatttttattttgaataattagaGATAGAAAATATAGAAGAGTAAGGTATTTCGGGACATGGACTTCGATAATGGATAATGTCTAGCCCCAACTCTATCcaatctcttttcatttctacaTGGTGGGTCTttctttctccattttttttcgtgtttctccttttgatttttgttttgttgcaaCAACAATGGCCAACGGGGCATGAGATGATCTAATTTGGGTATATTGTgagatacattaaaaaaaatggttaacttttttatttttaaagttaaaaagataatgatatcaaagaaaaataggaaaagctataaaatattagtattaGATACAGTAATTAATAACCCAAGTCCCAAGTGAGTTGCTTAAATAGAAATGTTGTTTCATACAAAGCAAAATAAAGCtatgtatataaaatatgagaaaatagcCGATTACTATATTGATGGATTCACAACTACACTAATCCTAAttagtaaagttaaaatgaaagtcTAAAGGTTAAATTTACagaaattttatttgtatttaggtagatgaatatatattttattaataaaaagaagttaagaaaattgatttaaaaagattatgagaaaaatgataatttaagtTGGccgaaaatcaaatcaaacaagagaagaaatttaaataagaatttaaattaattaattaaggacaaaaaagatgagaaaatccaatattagtgtagaagaaaattttaaaaatgaaaatgttggAAACTTAGTCAACCAAAGCTAatctttgatgtaatattaatgattttttttttataattatttcaaattacaCATGCATCTACCAGTCTACTTTAACTTTGGTCCCTGCCTAAAAGAACCTAATTTATCTACTTTctctcccaaatttctttgtagagctaaaataatatattgcaTTAAAAAGAGATGTATACCTGGCTAAACAAAATGTCAACTTATTCCTAGTGATGACTTTGTTTAGATAATTTTTCCCACTTctattgtaaaataatatttttcaacgctacccctaaaacttagcatgcaaatgggtgaaagccacaagtaataatattaagcacaagaaaGAATAATCCAAATCTAATGTTATTAAATAGATATGAAGctaaattacatcaagagtaatTGACAACCAAATTTCTAATAAAGGGGTTtaacctctcattgtcatgaagaCTTTACAAttacaaagagaaaaatatt
The genomic region above belongs to Glycine max cultivar Williams 82 chromosome 14, Glycine_max_v4.0, whole genome shotgun sequence and contains:
- the LOC100800137 gene encoding two-pore potassium channel 1 isoform X1 encodes the protein MINYGEARSYGITCIESQAFRSLCHTHISSPSATTTNHFKGTQLRRSIWLVSVVSDDPNDFILHLWWSYIADPCFLNSSAVGKGAYMANNGVKEPLLWVSLDATQKTKQQLNKRSLLRFRSAPHAEIVPTETNGNESIPHSASIFQNLHPSFKRVAIYLAVYLGVGALIFYLVRNQIKGQKTDGILDALYFTIVTMTTVGYGDLVPNSHLTKLLACAFVFSGMALIGLIVSKAADYLVEKQELLLVKAMRMHQKVGSTEILREVQTNKTRYKLFLVFFLLLILIIAGTIFLVTVEKLDVIDAFYCVCSTITTLGYGDQSFSTQAGRIFAVFWILTGTITLAQLFLYIAELNTEIRQKELVKWVLTRKVTNSDLEAADLDVDGTVRAAEFVIYKLKEMGKISQEDISLVMQEFEQLDVDDSGTLSTSDITLAQSS
- the LOC100800137 gene encoding two-pore potassium channel 1 isoform X2; the protein is MANNGVKEPLLWVSLDATQKTKQQLNKRSLLRFRSAPHAEIVPTETNGNESIPHSASIFQNLHPSFKRVAIYLAVYLGVGALIFYLVRNQIKGQKTDGILDALYFTIVTMTTVGYGDLVPNSHLTKLLACAFVFSGMALIGLIVSKAADYLVEKQELLLVKAMRMHQKVGSTEILREVQTNKTRYKLFLVFFLLLILIIAGTIFLVTVEKLDVIDAFYCVCSTITTLGYGDQSFSTQAGRIFAVFWILTGTITLAQLFLYIAELNTEIRQKELVKWVLTRKVTNSDLEAADLDVDGTVRAAEFVIYKLKEMGKISQEDISLVMQEFEQLDVDDSGTLSTSDITLAQSS